Proteins encoded within one genomic window of Dysgonomonadaceae bacterium PH5-43:
- a CDS encoding phosphoribosyl 1,2-cyclic phosphate phosphodiesterase (product_source=KO:K06167; cath_funfam=3.60.15.10; cog=COG1235; ko=KO:K06167; pfam=PF12706; smart=SM00849; superfamily=56281) yields the protein MRLRFLGTGTSTGNPEIGCTCEVCTSKDKKDTRFRSSSLLEINDKQILIDCGPDFRMQMLEAIPSFSYKELSGVILTHEHYDHVGGLDDLRAYCRFGAAVNVYAEQCVIEAIQTRMPYVFKENKYPGVPNLVMNEVKPDQPFCIEGIEIQPIRLMHGQLPILGYRIGNLAYLTDLKTIPEQEYTKLQNLDVLIINALRAKDHLSHENIEEALENIEKIKPSKAYFIHMTHTFGLHEEMQKTLPENVFIAYDGLEIYV from the coding sequence ATGAGATTAAGATTTCTTGGTACTGGCACTTCAACAGGTAACCCTGAGATAGGTTGTACCTGTGAAGTTTGTACTTCAAAAGATAAAAAAGACACAAGATTTAGGTCTTCTTCGTTGTTAGAAATAAATGATAAACAAATACTAATAGATTGTGGTCCCGACTTTCGTATGCAAATGTTAGAGGCTATACCTTCTTTTTCATACAAAGAACTTAGTGGTGTTATATTAACTCACGAACACTACGACCACGTAGGAGGATTAGACGATCTTCGAGCTTATTGTAGGTTTGGTGCAGCAGTAAATGTTTATGCTGAACAATGTGTTATAGAGGCAATACAAACACGAATGCCTTATGTATTTAAAGAAAATAAATATCCGGGAGTGCCTAATTTGGTGATGAATGAAGTTAAGCCAGATCAACCTTTTTGTATTGAAGGAATAGAAATACAGCCTATTAGGTTAATGCACGGACAGTTGCCTATTCTGGGGTATCGTATAGGAAACTTAGCCTATCTTACCGATTTGAAAACTATACCCGAACAAGAATACACTAAACTACAGAATTTAGACGTTCTTATAATAAACGCACTTAGGGCAAAAGACCATCTATCGCACGAGAACATAGAAGAGGCTTTGGAGAATATAGAGAAGATAAAACCTTCTAAAGCATATTTTATCCATATGACTCATACTTTCGGCTTGCACGAAGAGATGCAAAAAACTTTACCTGAGAATGTGTTTATTGCTTACGATGGATTGGAAATTTATGTATAA
- a CDS encoding ABC-2 type transport system permease protein (product_source=KO:K01992; cog=COG1277,COG3225; ko=KO:K01992; pfam=PF09822,PF12730; superfamily=52317; tigrfam=TIGR03521; transmembrane_helix_parts=Inside_1_28,TMhelix_29_51,Outside_52_65,TMhelix_66_88,Inside_89_108,TMhelix_109_131,Outside_132_150,TMhelix_151_173,Inside_174_179,TMhelix_180_202,Outside_203_216,TMhelix_217_239,Inside_240_250,TMhelix_251_270,Outside_271_751,TMhelix_752_774,Inside_775_779) produces the protein MCLLLTMDWKFMYNRFVTLLSKELRMHLYSLTGVIFMLLFLIVSGCLLWVVPGAYNIIDAGYSTMSPFFAIAPILLLFLIPALSMRSIAEEKKMQTILLLRSRPVSFNVVVLSKMAAIFIVSLLTLLPSVIYVLFIYYNGSPMGNLDVGAVVASYIGLLFLIIAFISLSVFASSLTSNQVVALILGMLLCAFFFYGFELLSLENFGILYYYNSIQRGLIEVSGLLYFSFIAILFYVLTIKVLGEKIGLKRFVVIIVSLCLVVGLTYNISVDLTKDNRYSLDKVTKEVYNNTDSPIEIEVYLSGSLNSGFKRLQESVLFLLSNLDKRTSASVVYSVVDPYKRGKDFIENLNKEGVAGVAVNEKLSNGRISQNIIYPYALLKYKEESIIIPLLVNQSGYSGEENLNSSIEMLEYKFTYSVDLLSRNETKKIAILDGHSELSNNAISEALNLLSYEYEISRVVINDNPESLNDYDLVIMAGSRTAFSEEHKFVLDQYLMQGGKLLCFINGVKLYAYQDLIEKGETTSMMNDLNINDILFNYGIRINPVILKDANCLNIPLPTETESGEIEYVSRAWYYSPLLVPNNNSEITKGLSFVKTSFASTISLVGDSNNNKTVLLSSSSKANEVSVPAIVSLQEADFDINATNFNKANLPVAVLLEAPFTSAFTNRTQYYKDNYEFKERSDSGKMIVVASEEVIMNPLGYDRYSQTQFANQDFILNVVDYLTDSKGLSSLKNKSLGMQLLDKKKLSQNRNNIIFYNVVLPPLLILILSAVMMFRRKRK, from the coding sequence ATGTGTTTATTGCTTACGATGGATTGGAAATTTATGTATAATCGTTTTGTAACATTATTATCTAAAGAATTAAGAATGCACCTTTATTCATTAACGGGTGTTATTTTTATGTTACTATTCCTCATTGTGTCTGGTTGTTTGCTCTGGGTAGTTCCTGGAGCTTATAATATAATAGATGCGGGCTATTCTACAATGTCTCCCTTTTTTGCGATAGCTCCAATATTGCTGTTGTTTCTTATTCCTGCACTCTCGATGCGTTCTATAGCAGAAGAAAAGAAAATGCAAACCATTCTACTGTTACGAAGCCGACCTGTTAGTTTTAATGTTGTAGTGTTGTCTAAAATGGCCGCAATATTTATAGTGTCTCTTTTAACGTTGCTTCCATCGGTAATCTACGTTTTGTTTATCTATTATAATGGAAGTCCTATGGGGAATTTAGATGTTGGAGCTGTCGTTGCTTCTTACATTGGATTGCTATTCTTAATAATAGCGTTTATAAGTTTGTCGGTATTTGCATCTTCGCTTACATCTAATCAGGTTGTAGCTCTTATCTTAGGAATGCTTTTATGCGCTTTTTTCTTTTATGGTTTCGAGTTGTTGTCTTTAGAAAACTTTGGAATCTTATATTATTACAACTCCATACAAAGAGGTTTGATAGAAGTTTCGGGTTTGCTATATTTTTCATTTATAGCAATCTTATTCTATGTGCTTACAATTAAAGTATTGGGAGAGAAAATTGGGTTGAAAAGATTTGTAGTTATCATAGTTTCGCTATGCCTTGTTGTAGGTTTAACATATAATATATCTGTAGACCTGACTAAAGATAATCGTTACTCGTTAGATAAGGTAACCAAAGAAGTTTATAATAATACAGATTCTCCTATAGAGATAGAAGTTTATTTGTCGGGTAGTCTTAATTCTGGCTTTAAGCGTTTGCAAGAGTCGGTATTGTTTCTATTGAGTAATTTGGATAAAAGAACTTCAGCATCAGTTGTTTATTCTGTTGTTGACCCGTATAAACGAGGTAAAGATTTTATTGAAAATTTGAACAAAGAAGGAGTAGCGGGTGTGGCTGTAAACGAAAAGCTCTCTAACGGACGTATCTCTCAGAATATAATATATCCTTATGCTCTGTTAAAGTATAAAGAAGAAAGCATTATTATACCTTTATTAGTTAATCAGTCGGGGTATTCGGGCGAAGAAAACTTAAACTCGTCAATAGAAATGCTTGAATATAAGTTTACATATTCTGTAGATTTACTTTCAAGAAACGAAACAAAGAAAATAGCTATTCTTGACGGACATAGCGAATTGTCGAATAACGCAATAAGCGAAGCTCTTAATCTACTAAGTTACGAATATGAAATTAGTAGAGTAGTGATTAATGATAATCCTGAGAGCTTAAATGATTACGACTTAGTAATAATGGCAGGCTCTCGCACTGCTTTCTCAGAAGAACATAAATTTGTATTAGATCAATACCTTATGCAAGGAGGTAAATTACTTTGCTTTATTAATGGTGTTAAACTTTATGCGTATCAAGATTTAATAGAGAAAGGGGAAACTACGAGTATGATGAACGACTTAAATATCAACGATATATTGTTTAACTATGGTATAAGAATAAATCCAGTAATACTAAAAGATGCTAATTGTTTGAATATTCCGCTTCCTACAGAAACAGAGTCAGGCGAGATAGAATATGTGTCTCGTGCTTGGTATTACTCTCCATTGTTAGTGCCTAATAACAATTCAGAAATTACTAAAGGACTTTCTTTTGTTAAAACCTCTTTTGCAAGTACAATTTCATTGGTTGGAGATAGCAATAATAATAAAACTGTATTGTTAAGTTCTTCATCTAAAGCTAATGAGGTTTCGGTGCCTGCTATTGTAAGTTTGCAAGAGGCTGACTTTGATATAAATGCAACTAACTTTAATAAAGCTAATTTGCCTGTTGCTGTATTGCTGGAAGCTCCCTTTACTTCTGCTTTTACTAACAGAACTCAATATTACAAAGATAATTATGAATTTAAGGAACGAAGCGATTCAGGCAAGATGATAGTTGTAGCCTCCGAAGAGGTTATTATGAATCCTTTGGGTTACGATAGATATTCTCAAACTCAGTTTGCAAATCAAGATTTCATTCTTAATGTTGTAGATTACTTAACAGATTCCAAAGGCTTATCTTCTTTGAAGAATAAATCACTTGGAATGCAACTATTAGATAAGAAGAAGCTTTCGCAAAATAGAAATAATATTATCTTTTATAATGTAGTATTGCCGCCTCTTCTTATCTTAATTCTTTCTGCTGTTATGATGTTTCGCAGAAAGAGAAAATGA
- a CDS encoding ACS family D-galactonate transporter-like MFS transporter (product_source=KO:K08194; cath_funfam=1.20.1250.20; cog=COG0477; ko=KO:K08194; pfam=PF07690; superfamily=103473; transmembrane_helix_parts=Inside_1_6,TMhelix_7_29,Outside_30_48,TMhelix_49_71,Inside_72_77,TMhelix_78_100,Outside_101_103,TMhelix_104_126,Inside_127_134,TMhelix_135_157,Outside_158_166,TMhelix_167_186,Inside_187_206,TMhelix_207_229,Outside_230_256,TMhelix_257_279,Inside_280_291,TMhelix_292_311,Outside_312_314,TMhelix_315_332,Inside_333_352,TMhelix_353_370,Outside_371_379,TMhelix_380_402,Inside_403_407), protein MKNSKHYPWVVVGLLWVVALLNYMDRQMLSTMRDSMMIDIVELESAANFGRLMAIFLWIYGLMSPVAGIIADRINRKWLIVGSLFVWSSVTLLMGYSTSFNQLYILRALMGVSEALYIPAGLSLIADYHSDKTRSLAVGIHMTGLYTGQAIGGFGATIAQTHSWENTFHWFGIIGIAYSLILILFLKDKKQEHKAPESIKPKEAKIPLFKGLAMLATNIWFWVILLYFATPSLPGWATKNWLPTLFSENLSIDMAQAGPMSTITIAVSSFVGVIFGGILSDKWIQRNIRGRIYTGAIGLSLTIPSLLMLGVGDSFAMVIGGALCFGFGFGMFDANNMPILCQFVSPQQRATVYGLMNMTGVFAGAFITNLLGKSTDSGTLGTDFAMMGVLVFVVVCIQLIFLRPKKA, encoded by the coding sequence ATGAAAAACTCTAAACACTACCCTTGGGTGGTAGTAGGATTACTTTGGGTAGTAGCCCTATTGAACTATATGGATAGACAAATGCTATCTACTATGCGAGACTCTATGATGATAGACATTGTAGAGCTTGAGTCGGCTGCCAACTTCGGACGACTAATGGCTATCTTTCTGTGGATATATGGCTTAATGAGTCCTGTTGCTGGAATAATTGCCGATAGAATAAATCGCAAATGGCTAATAGTTGGGAGTCTCTTTGTTTGGTCGTCGGTAACCTTACTTATGGGTTATTCAACAAGTTTTAATCAACTATACATACTACGCGCACTTATGGGAGTAAGCGAAGCCTTGTATATCCCAGCAGGTTTATCGCTTATCGCAGATTATCACTCCGACAAAACTCGCTCTCTTGCGGTAGGTATTCACATGACAGGGCTTTATACTGGTCAGGCAATAGGTGGATTCGGCGCAACAATAGCGCAAACTCACTCTTGGGAAAATACTTTTCATTGGTTTGGTATAATAGGTATAGCATACTCTTTAATTCTTATTCTATTTCTAAAAGATAAAAAACAAGAACACAAAGCTCCTGAAAGCATTAAGCCTAAAGAAGCCAAGATACCATTATTCAAAGGTCTGGCAATGCTTGCTACAAATATCTGGTTTTGGGTAATCTTGCTTTACTTCGCAACTCCAAGTCTACCTGGCTGGGCTACCAAGAACTGGCTTCCCACCCTATTCTCTGAAAATCTTTCTATAGATATGGCACAAGCAGGACCTATGTCTACCATCACAATAGCTGTATCATCTTTTGTTGGTGTAATATTTGGAGGTATTTTAAGTGACAAATGGATACAACGCAATATAAGAGGACGGATTTATACGGGAGCAATAGGCTTATCTCTAACTATTCCTTCTCTCTTAATGCTTGGAGTTGGAGATAGTTTCGCTATGGTTATAGGAGGGGCTTTATGTTTTGGATTCGGATTTGGTATGTTTGATGCTAATAATATGCCTATACTTTGTCAGTTTGTATCGCCACAACAACGAGCAACCGTTTACGGCCTTATGAATATGACTGGGGTATTCGCCGGAGCATTCATAACAAACCTACTTGGCAAGTCGACCGACAGTGGCACTCTCGGAACCGACTTCGCAATGATGGGAGTCTTGGTCTTTGTTGTAGTCTGCATACAACTTATATTCCTCAGACCAAAGAAAGCTTAA
- a CDS encoding sialate O-acetylesterase (product_source=KO:K05970; cath_funfam=2.120.10.80,3.40.50.1110; cleavage_site_network=SignalP-noTM; cog=COG2755,COG3055; ko=KO:K05970; pfam=PF03629,PF13418,PF13472; smart=SM00612; superfamily=117281,52266; tigrfam=TIGR03548), translated as MKTLTTFLLLISCICVFAQENTRVACVGNSVTFGYLLKNREQVCYPAQLQDMLGDKYIVGNFGKSGATLLNNGHRPYTKEPEYQKALDFNPDIVIIHLGLNDTDPRNWPNYKDNFIQDYLSLINSFKEKNPKIKVWICKMTPITFRHSRFISGTRDWHREIQTYIEEVADYADVELIDLEEGLYNRPDLLPDALHPDKEGANIIARTVYSAITGDYGGLQVPITYSDNMVLQRNKPLTIRGIADANDKVSVSINGNTYSTRTKSNGKWEITLPAMEAKKSLSLKISTSKQQFTYNNVAIGEVWLCSGQSNMAFTLKQDANFSDIPKDLNNPNIRFFDMKPRWETNAIKWSVSALDTVNSLGYYNNTSWEVCDYSTAKEMSAIAYYFGNMLSDSLDVTIGLIHNAIGGSTCESWIDRYTLEEEFPAILNNYSKNDFAQPWVRGRLIENIALSEKQTQRHPYEPCYLFEAGIIPLNHYEIKGAIWYQGESNAHNMEAFDKLFRLMNSSWRTYWNNNELPIHFVQLSSHNRPSWPEFRDLQRQHANEIPYTYMVVSSDYGNPNDVHPRHKKPIGERLALSSLNRDYGFGNIIPSGPEYKSMRVSNGSAYISFNYTNGLRAADNKEIVGFEIADTKDIYYPAQASVMGNEIVLRSDKVQNPKYVRYAWLPSTNANLVNNANLPTSTFQTNMNQTKTTSKVSLPNYPIEGGVSAPFAGVVKNNLIVIGGCNFPDKPPHEGGSKKLYKNVYSLDLSTTDTKWNKCKSFPTEIAYGISVNTSKGIVCVGGQDAKSALDKAWLVDFDTDKNDIKITNLPSLPVKLFNGGGCVINNIVYISGGKLSSEHSGSVFSLNLDNIESGWQTIEADISERQQPVVFTNNGSLYMAGGYNEQAAEAFTDVLRFNFSKKQWEKYAYISLHNGKPVTFIGASAINITPDCILFVGGVDYNRFDSALKRIKRTQEAEKEGNSKLHAELKQAGKEYMTQNIGWYKFRNDLLTFNPKTKTWQSLGEYSEAARAGAGVTINNNKVYIVCGELKPGVRSSETYELEIKN; from the coding sequence ATGAAAACACTTACTACTTTTTTACTTTTAATATCATGCATTTGTGTTTTCGCTCAAGAAAACACACGTGTTGCTTGCGTTGGCAACAGCGTAACATTTGGTTACTTATTGAAAAACAGAGAACAAGTATGTTATCCTGCACAACTTCAGGATATGCTTGGCGACAAATATATTGTTGGCAACTTTGGCAAAAGCGGGGCTACTCTATTAAACAACGGACATCGTCCTTATACTAAAGAGCCTGAATACCAGAAAGCTCTTGATTTTAATCCGGATATAGTAATAATACATCTCGGACTTAACGACACAGACCCTCGCAATTGGCCTAATTATAAAGACAACTTCATTCAAGATTATCTTTCTCTTATAAATTCGTTTAAGGAAAAGAATCCCAAAATAAAAGTTTGGATATGCAAGATGACGCCTATTACTTTTCGTCATTCTCGATTTATATCAGGAACAAGAGATTGGCATCGTGAAATTCAAACTTACATAGAAGAAGTTGCCGACTATGCAGATGTTGAATTAATAGACTTGGAAGAAGGACTTTATAATCGCCCGGATCTGCTGCCAGATGCTCTTCACCCCGACAAAGAAGGGGCAAACATTATAGCAAGAACTGTGTATAGTGCTATAACCGGCGATTACGGCGGACTTCAAGTTCCTATTACTTATTCAGACAATATGGTTTTGCAACGCAATAAACCTTTAACGATAAGAGGTATCGCCGATGCCAACGATAAGGTTAGCGTATCAATTAATGGGAATACATATTCTACTCGTACAAAAAGTAATGGAAAATGGGAAATCACCCTTCCTGCTATGGAAGCAAAAAAATCTCTTTCTCTTAAAATATCAACAAGCAAACAACAATTTACATACAACAATGTGGCGATAGGCGAGGTGTGGCTTTGTTCGGGACAGTCGAATATGGCTTTTACCTTAAAGCAAGATGCTAACTTCTCCGATATTCCGAAAGATTTGAATAATCCTAACATTCGTTTCTTCGATATGAAACCTCGATGGGAAACAAACGCAATTAAATGGAGCGTAAGTGCATTAGACACGGTTAATAGTTTAGGGTATTACAATAATACTTCGTGGGAAGTATGCGATTATTCTACTGCGAAAGAGATGTCGGCAATAGCTTATTACTTCGGAAATATGTTGTCTGACAGTCTTGATGTTACTATAGGACTTATACATAACGCCATAGGTGGCTCTACTTGCGAATCTTGGATAGACAGATACACTTTAGAGGAAGAATTTCCGGCTATACTAAACAATTATTCTAAAAATGACTTTGCACAACCTTGGGTTCGTGGCAGACTTATAGAAAATATTGCTTTATCGGAAAAACAGACACAACGACACCCTTACGAACCTTGTTATTTATTCGAAGCTGGCATTATTCCTCTCAATCATTATGAAATAAAAGGTGCTATATGGTATCAGGGAGAATCGAATGCTCACAATATGGAGGCTTTCGATAAGTTATTCAGACTAATGAATAGTAGTTGGCGAACTTATTGGAACAACAATGAATTACCTATACATTTCGTACAACTATCGAGCCATAACCGTCCTTCGTGGCCTGAGTTCAGAGACCTACAAAGACAACACGCCAATGAAATACCTTATACTTATATGGTTGTATCGAGCGACTATGGTAATCCTAACGACGTTCACCCTCGACATAAAAAACCTATAGGAGAAAGACTTGCTCTAAGTTCTCTTAACCGCGATTATGGGTTTGGAAACATAATCCCTTCCGGACCTGAATATAAATCTATGCGTGTAAGCAACGGCTCGGCTTATATTTCGTTCAATTACACCAACGGATTAAGAGCAGCCGACAATAAAGAAATTGTAGGTTTCGAGATTGCAGACACAAAAGATATTTACTACCCCGCTCAAGCTTCGGTTATGGGCAATGAAATAGTTCTTCGCTCCGACAAAGTACAAAATCCTAAATATGTTAGATATGCTTGGCTGCCATCTACCAATGCTAATCTTGTAAACAATGCTAATTTACCAACATCAACATTCCAAACTAATATGAATCAAACAAAAACAACATCTAAAGTATCATTACCTAACTATCCAATAGAAGGTGGAGTTTCAGCTCCTTTTGCAGGAGTAGTAAAAAACAATTTAATCGTAATTGGAGGGTGCAACTTTCCAGACAAACCGCCTCACGAAGGAGGAAGCAAAAAACTGTACAAAAATGTATACTCTCTCGACTTGTCTACTACCGACACTAAGTGGAACAAATGCAAATCATTCCCTACGGAAATTGCCTATGGAATATCTGTAAATACCTCCAAAGGTATTGTATGTGTAGGAGGACAAGATGCTAAATCAGCTCTTGACAAAGCTTGGTTAGTAGACTTCGACACAGATAAAAATGACATTAAAATAACAAACCTACCTTCTCTTCCTGTAAAATTATTTAACGGAGGAGGTTGTGTTATCAATAATATAGTGTATATTAGTGGCGGAAAATTGTCGAGCGAACACAGCGGTAGTGTTTTCTCTCTAAATCTTGACAATATAGAAAGTGGTTGGCAAACCATAGAGGCTGACATTAGCGAACGTCAACAGCCTGTAGTGTTTACAAACAACGGAAGTCTTTATATGGCTGGTGGCTATAACGAACAGGCAGCAGAAGCTTTTACTGATGTATTACGTTTCAATTTCAGCAAAAAGCAATGGGAGAAGTATGCTTACATATCTTTACACAACGGCAAACCTGTTACTTTTATAGGAGCAAGTGCAATAAATATAACACCCGACTGCATTTTGTTTGTGGGTGGTGTTGATTACAACCGATTTGATTCGGCTCTAAAAAGAATTAAACGCACACAAGAAGCCGAGAAAGAAGGAAACTCAAAGCTTCACGCCGAACTAAAACAGGCAGGTAAAGAATATATGACACAAAACATAGGGTGGTATAAGTTTCGTAACGATTTACTAACTTTTAACCCTAAAACAAAAACTTGGCAGTCTTTAGGTGAGTACTCTGAAGCTGCTCGTGCTGGTGCTGGCGTAACAATTAATAACAATAAAGTTTATATCGTGTGCGGCGAACTTAAACCAGGCGTAAGGTCAAGCGAGACTTACGAATTAGAAATCAAGAATTAG
- a CDS encoding N-acylglucosamine 2-epimerase (product_source=KO:K01787; cath_funfam=1.50.10.10; cog=COG2942; ko=KO:K01787; pfam=PF07221; superfamily=48208): protein MNTNEYILQWREKYFNDITSNIMPFWLKYGLDRINGGIYTCIDRKGNLMDSTKSVWFQGRFAYIAAYTYNNIEKNTEWLAASKSTIDFIEKYCFDKDGRMFFEVTADGKPLRKRRYVFSEAFAAIAMAEYSIASGNKTYAEKALELFKNILSFIETPGILAPKYTDNLQCKGHSITMILINTANCIKAAINDDALDLQIEKSIASIKNDFMHSEYKALLETVGPNGEFIDTCMGRTINPGHCIETAWFILEEAKNRNWDKTLVDMATTILDWSWSWGWDSKYGGISNFKDCKGYPSQDYAHDMKFWWPQTEAIIATLYAYLATGNKKYLDMHKQISDYTYSHFPDKEYGEWYGYLHFDGSVSQDAKGNLFKGPFHIPRMMVKSHILCKQILEKDVANKD, encoded by the coding sequence ATGAATACTAATGAATACATACTGCAATGGCGTGAGAAATATTTCAACGATATAACCTCAAACATAATGCCTTTCTGGTTAAAGTATGGTCTCGACCGCATCAACGGTGGAATATATACTTGTATAGATCGTAAGGGCAATCTTATGGACTCTACTAAGTCGGTTTGGTTTCAAGGACGTTTTGCTTACATTGCCGCATACACCTATAATAATATAGAGAAAAACACCGAATGGCTCGCTGCATCTAAAAGCACTATCGACTTTATTGAGAAATATTGCTTCGACAAAGATGGACGTATGTTTTTTGAGGTTACTGCCGATGGGAAACCTTTACGCAAACGCAGATATGTATTCTCTGAAGCTTTCGCTGCTATAGCAATGGCGGAGTATTCTATTGCTTCGGGCAACAAAACTTATGCAGAGAAAGCTTTGGAGTTATTCAAAAACATTCTTTCGTTCATCGAAACTCCCGGCATTCTCGCCCCTAAGTACACCGACAATTTGCAATGTAAAGGACATTCTATTACAATGATTCTTATTAATACTGCAAACTGCATAAAAGCAGCAATCAATGATGATGCCTTAGACTTGCAAATAGAGAAGTCTATTGCATCAATTAAAAACGACTTTATGCATTCTGAATATAAAGCTCTGCTCGAAACTGTTGGACCGAATGGAGAATTTATTGATACTTGTATGGGACGAACTATAAATCCTGGTCATTGCATTGAAACTGCTTGGTTTATTCTGGAAGAAGCAAAAAATAGAAACTGGGATAAAACCCTCGTTGATATGGCAACCACAATTCTCGACTGGTCGTGGTCGTGGGGCTGGGACTCTAAGTATGGCGGGATAAGCAACTTCAAAGATTGCAAAGGCTATCCCTCTCAGGATTATGCTCACGATATGAAGTTTTGGTGGCCTCAAACAGAGGCTATCATTGCTACTCTTTATGCTTATCTTGCTACTGGCAACAAAAAGTACTTAGATATGCACAAACAGATAAGCGACTATACTTATTCTCACTTCCCCGACAAAGAATATGGAGAATGGTATGGTTATCTACACTTTGACGGTTCTGTATCGCAAGATGCTAAGGGAAATCTTTTTAAGGGTCCTTTTCATATACCAAGAATGATGGTTAAGTCGCATATACTTTGCAAACAAATACTCGAAAAAGATGTAGCAAACAAAGACTAA
- a CDS encoding N-acetylneuraminate lyase (product_source=KO:K01639; cath_funfam=3.20.20.70; cog=COG0329; ko=KO:K01639; pfam=PF00701; smart=SM01130; superfamily=51569) has translation MKKILGLINAPFTPFYKNNEVNYDIINDYAQLLVNNGLTGVFVNGSSGEGYTLTEEERIKLAEKWIEVAPEGFKVIIHVGSTCLKMSKRLAKHAQEAGAWGIGAMASPFPKVSRVEELVKYCETIAEAAPNLPFYFYHIPALNGVYLPMLPFLKAVDGRIANFAGIKYTFESLYEYNQCMLYADGKFDMLHGQDETILPSLAMGGAQGGIGGTTNYNGRMLTQIIEAWNNGDIEKARELQNFAQDVINVICNYRGNIVGGKRIMKLIGLDLGLNRVPYQNMTDEEEVNMKKELEAINFFDRCNKF, from the coding sequence ATCAACGATTATGCACAATTATTAGTAAACAATGGCTTAACAGGTGTATTCGTAAACGGTTCTTCTGGCGAAGGTTACACACTAACAGAAGAAGAAAGAATTAAACTTGCCGAAAAATGGATAGAGGTTGCTCCTGAAGGTTTTAAAGTTATAATACACGTAGGTAGCACTTGTCTTAAAATGAGTAAACGTTTGGCTAAGCACGCTCAAGAAGCTGGTGCTTGGGGTATAGGAGCTATGGCATCTCCATTCCCAAAAGTTTCAAGAGTTGAAGAGTTGGTGAAATATTGCGAAACAATAGCAGAAGCAGCTCCTAATCTGCCTTTTTATTTCTATCACATACCTGCTCTTAATGGCGTTTATTTACCAATGCTACCTTTCTTAAAAGCAGTTGACGGAAGAATTGCTAACTTTGCCGGTATAAAATACACTTTTGAAAGTTTATACGAATACAATCAGTGTATGTTGTATGCAGATGGAAAATTTGATATGCTGCACGGACAAGACGAAACCATACTTCCTTCTTTAGCTATGGGTGGCGCACAAGGAGGAATAGGTGGCACTACAAACTATAATGGTCGTATGCTTACTCAAATAATAGAAGCTTGGAATAACGGAGACATAGAAAAGGCTCGCGAATTACAAAACTTTGCACAAGATGTTATTAATGTAATATGCAACTACAGAGGTAATATTGTTGGCGGTAAAAGAATTATGAAACTTATAGGCTTAGATTTAGGTCTAAATCGTGTTCCATATCAAAATATGACAGACGAAGAAGAAGTTAATATGAAGAAAGAACTCGAAGCTATAAACTTCTTCGATAGATGTAATAAGTTTTAA